One segment of Physeter macrocephalus isolate SW-GA chromosome 3, ASM283717v5, whole genome shotgun sequence DNA contains the following:
- the CRYBG2 gene encoding beta/gamma crystallin domain-containing protein 2 isoform X6 has translation MEEASGPPARAKARVVSTTLTWRQRPPAREESKHRFHKVSLVSGARLEVPQEEMSEHGHRREEVNGFAAREEDTMNHQGPGDGAGSNSFQSHGPIFSKIYALPPKEKRPVGRPKEAVDQGDGSPQDPRTEPPSPGATAKTELLEPVHGPHEPRPNPGVGLTSGSSRSLEERRVTRAVRTTTVVGGHGHRQVNSSVTNSVGLTLPGKAPPRGRNAARAVQAVVVSPRAEDSPSRSQALELLASLVPAGRSPPASQLPRPPAAVTRSPGLGSTEGAAPGQLPETGTAEPEDRCVLAPAGFPDYAHPPQNQDVPATHPDQDQDKAPDARVHEVPRVQRAFSPTQLPLQTSQGHTPVPSSPRLQTQTPTLGLGHPPEQPEVPTHARAQLTLEPRGPQAWPSVKREGCPDSPAATSLPTVKTEAVIVPGQSLTPSSTRRKAVTSPGHLSAPSSPRNKVVQDSEDVSIFSLTQKEVVQSPGVPADSTPAQKEVVQGPGALIAPSSSGGKVSLSPGGPPAPRLMGAEASLESQLGPDSAEGETFPEPSREEEEVALTADLEIFLDTLRSMEPPEILRTHRLPRAPRSSYLATYATLPAIEEDQPGPWVLGPSPQGVPALEENEEERGEEEEEEEEEEEPQNPYLSDGENLQRRQEKARSSPSWDSHPARPCQVSCSLLEMMKKYTAGAKGAHPEVGPEWQAGSRPTSRLEGSLLFGGLVPALKEAPTLEPLGTKPSALPPHGAPGLRKVPGQLPLLYREGSPPEKSACAQSPEGWSSAMKTQGKLNTRPGKMFLFSEPGCQGSSREVWEDIADASGWARVASIRVVRGCWMLYEEPAFRGQKLVLPEGDVELGALGPAWSTQGIGSLRRVVQDYITPEISLYSEEGLKGEQVKLTKALEDPQGLERPLQVASATVSAGLWLLYPKPFFEDTPCILEPGEYPTPEAWGASDPSVGSLKPMRLGCPSVEKPGEPKAVVYEAPGFQGQSWEVSRDIYNLQQPEDGQSPSLASVGSLQVLGGCWVGYEKEGFRGHQYLLEEGEYADWSHWGGYNKALTSLRVIRTDFGDPAVVLFEAMDFEGHGVEVSEALPDVELAGHGPRTQAIHVLSGVWVAYQEVGFSGEQYVLEKGVYRNCEDWGASSSALASLQPVLQVGEHNLHFVSKIQLFSGPDFLGDHISFDDDQTSLPPSFQPQSCRVHGGSWILFDEKNFEGEQHILSEGEFPTLTAMGCLASTVLGSLQKVPLHFSEPSIFLYGLECFEGKEIELGGELRSLQAEGFNNHVLSVRIKGGFWVLCQHSDFRGRQWLVGSCEITNWLTYSGTQRVGSLYPIKQTPR, from the exons ATGGAGGAGGCCAGTGGGCCCCCAGCTCGGGCCAAGGCCCGAGTGGTGAGTACCACACTGACATGGCGGCAGCGGCCCCCTGCCCGGGAAGAGAGCAAACACCGTTTTCACAAGGTGTCCCTGGTATCAGGGGCCCGGCTGGAAGTCCCCCAGGAGGAGATGTCTGAGCATGGCCACCGTCGGGAGGAAGTCAACGGCTTTGCTGCACGGGAAGAAGACACTATGAATCACCAGGGCCCCGGGGACGGGGCTGGCTCCAACAGCTTCCAGAGCCATGGGCCCATCTTTTCCAAAATTTACGCACTGCCCCCCAAGGAGAAAAGGCCAGTGGGAAGGCCAAAGGAGGCTGTGGACCAGGGTGATGGCAGTCCGCAGGACCCTAGGACTGAGCCACcgagcccaggagccacagccAAGACTGAGCTTTTGGAGCCGGTGCATGGGCCCCATGAGCCCAGGCCCAACCCGGGTGTGGGTCTCACCAGCGGGAGCTCCCGGAGCCTCGAGGAACGGCGGGTGACACGCGCTGTGCGGACTACCACGGTGGTGGGAGGGCACGGGCACCGACAGGTGAACAGCTCTGTGACGAACTCTGTGGGGCTAACGCTCCCGGGCAAGGCCCCGCCCAGGGGCCGCAATGCTGCCCGCGCGGTGCAGGCAGTGGTGGTGAGCCCCCGAGCCGAGGACTCACCCAGCCGCAGCCAGGCCCTGGAGCTGCTAGCTAGCCTTGTGCCCGCTGGGCGGAGCCCACCCGCCAGCCAGCTTCCCAGGCCCCCAGCTGCTGTGACAAGGAGTCCAGGTCTGGGCAGCACAGAGGGTGCAGCCCCGGGGCAGCTGCCTGAGACGGGGACAGCAGAGCCAGAGGACAGATGTGTCCTGGCCCCCGCAGGCTTCCCGGACTATGCCCACCCGCCTCAGAACCAGGATGTCCCTGCAACCCACCCGGACCAAGACCAGGACAAAGCCCCAGATGCCAGGGTCCATGAGGTCCCAAGAGTGCAGAGAGCGTTCAGCCCCACCCAGCTCCCTCTCCAGACCTCTCAGGGCCACACACCAGTACCCTCCTCTCCCAGACTCCAGACCCAAACCCCCACCCTGGGCCTAGGTCACCCCCCAGAGCAGCCTGAAGTACCTACTCATGCTAGGGCCCAGCTGACTCTCGAGCCCAGGggaccccaggcctggccctccGTCAAAAGGGAAGGGTGTCCAGATTCCCCTGCTGCCACCAGCCTGCCCACGGTGAAGACTGAGGCTGTTATAGTCCCTGGACAATCTCTTACTCCATCCTCTACAAGAAGGAAGGCTGTCACCAGCCCAGGACATCTTTCTGCTCCATCCTCCCCAAGGAATAAGGTTGTTCAGGACTCTGAAGATGTCTCTATCTTCTCCCTTACCCAGAAAGAGGTGGTGCAGAGCCCTGGGGTTCCTGCCGACTCAACCCCCGCCCAGAAGGAGGTTGTTCAGGGCCCTGGTGCTCTCATTGCCCCCTCCTCCTCAGGGGGCAAGGTATCCCTCAGCCCAGGAGGCCCCCCTGCCCCAAGGCTGATGGGAGCAGAGGCCAGCCTGGAGTCCCAGCTTGGCCCTGACTCCGCTGAAGGTGAGACGTTCCCGGAGCCAtcaagggaggaggaggaggtggccctGACCGCTGACCTGGAGATTTTCCTGGACACCCTGCGGAGTATGGAACCCCCCGAGATCCTCCGCACTCACCGGCTGCCACGAGCCCCCCGCTCTTCCTACCTGGCCACATACGCCACGCTGCCTGCCATCGAGGAGGACCAGCCTGGGCCATGGGTGCTGGGACCCAGCCCCCAGGGGGTGCCTGCactggaagaaaatgaagaggaaaggggagaggaggaggaggaggaggaggaggaggaagaaccaCAGAACCCCTACCTGAGCGACGGTGAAAATCTCCAGCGCAGGCAGGAGAAAGCCAGGTCCAGCCCCTCCTGGGACTCCCACCCTGCCCGACCCTGCCAGGTCTCTTGCTCTCTTCTAGAGATGATGAAGAAGTACACAGCAGGTGCCAAGGGCGCCCACCCAGAAGTCGGGCCAGAGTGGCAGGCAGGCAGCCGGCCCACTTCCCGTCTTGAAGGCAGCCTTCTCTTTGGGGGTCTGgtgcctgccctcaaggaggcCCCCACTTTGGAACCACTGGGCACAAAACCATCTGCTCTACCGCCCCACGGGGCACCAGGGCTCAGGAAGGTGCCAGGGCAGCTGCCCCTGCTCTACAGGGAAGGGTCACCTCCAGAGAAGTCCGCATGTGCCCAGTCCCCGGAGGGGTGG agctcagcaatgaagacccagggCAAACTGAACACCAGGCCTGGAAAG ATGTTCCTCTTCTCGGAGCCTGGCTGCCAAGGCAGCAGCAGGGAGGTTTGGGAAGACATTGCTGATGCTTCCGGCTGGGCCCGCGTGGCTTCCATACGGGTGGTACGAGGCTG CTGGATGCTGTACGAAGAACCGGCGTTCCGGGGCCAGAAGCTGGTCCTGCCTGAAGGAGATGTGGAACTTGGAGCTCTGGGGCCAGCATGGAGTACCCAAGGCATTGGCTCCCTGAGGAGGGTTGTCCAG GACTACATTACCCCAGAGATCAGCCTGTACTCTGAGGAGGGCCTCAAGGGAGAGCAAGTGAAGCTAACCAAGGCCTTGGaggacccccagggcctggagaggCCTCTGCAGGTGGCATCTGCCACTGTCTCCGCAGGACT GTGGCTTCTATACCCCAAGCCCTTCTTTGAAGACACTCCCTGCATCCTGGAGCCTGGAGAGTACCCCACCCCAGAGGCCTGGGGTGCATCAGACCCCAGTGTGGGCTCCCTGAAGCCCATGAGATTG GGCTGCCCAAGTGTGGAGAAGCCAGGGGAGCCCAAG GCTGTAGTGTATGAGGCCCCAGGCTTTCAGGGCCAGAGCTGGGAAGTGAGCCGAGACATCTACAACCTGCAGCAGCCAGAGGACGGCCAGAGCCCCAGCTTGGCCTCTGTGGGGTCCCTGCAAGTTCTTGGGGGCTG ctgggTGGGCTACGAGAAGGAGGGTTTCCGGGGTCACCAGTATCTGCTGGAGGAGGGAGAATACGCTGATTGGTCACATTGGGGAGGCTATAACAAGGCGCTGACCTCCCTGCGAGTCATCCGGACG GACTTCGGGGACCCGGCGGTGGTGCTGTTTGAGGCCATGGACTTTGAGGGGCATGGCGTGGAGGTGAGCGAGGCATTGCCGGACGTGGAGCTGGCGGGACACGGCCCCCGAACGCAGGCCATCCACGTGCTCAGCGGCGT GTGGGTGGCCTATCAGGAGGTGGGCTTCTCCGGGGAGCAGTACGTGCTGGAGAAGGGCGTGTACCGCAACTGCGAAGACTGGGGCGCGAGCAGCAGCGCCCTCGCCTCTCTGCAGCCGGTCCTGCAG GTCGGGGAGCACAATCTGCACTTTGTCTCAAAG ATTCAGCTTTTCTCCGGTCCGGACTTCCTGGGCGACCACATCTCCTTTGACGATGACCAGACCTCTCTTcccccctccttccagccccaaTCTTGCCGGGTCCACGGCGGCAG ctgGATCCTGTTTGATGAGAAGAACTTTGAGGGTGAGCAGCACATTCTCTCTGAGGGCGAGTTCCCCACTCTCACAGCCATGGGCTGCCTGGCCTCCACGGTCCTGGGCTCTCTCCAGAAGGTGCCCCTG CACTTTTCAGAGCCATCCATTTTCCTGTATGGCCTGGAGTGCTTCGAGGGGAAGGAGATCGAGCTCGGTGGGGAGCTGCGGAGCCTGCAAGCCGAGGGCTTCAACAACCACGTGCTGTCTGTGCGGATCAAGGGGGGCTT ctgggtgctGTGCCAGCACAGCGACTTCCGGGGCCGCCAGTGGCTGGTGGGCAGCTGCGAGATCACCAACTGGCTGACGTACAGTGGGACCCAGAGGGTGGGCTCCCTCTACCCCATCAAGCAG ACCCCCAGGTGA